A genomic window from Camelina sativa cultivar DH55 chromosome 2, Cs, whole genome shotgun sequence includes:
- the LOC104725323 gene encoding HVA22-like protein e, with translation MTKLSTSLSALHSLAGPVVMLLYPLYASVLAIESPSKVDDEQWLAYWILYSFLTLSELILQSLLEWIPIWYTAKLVFVAWLVLPQFRGAAFIYNRVVREQFKKYGILKPKVGHQAE, from the exons atgacaaaactatCGACATCTCTCTCTGCTCTTCATTCTCTCGCTGG ACCCGTGGTGATGCTGCTTTATCCCTT ATATGCGTCGGTTCTAGCAATAGAGAGCCCATCAAAAGTAGATGACGAACAATGGCTTGCATATTGGATTCTCTACTCTTTCCTTACCCTCTCGGAACTCATCCTTCAATCTCTCCTAGAGTG GATACCGATATGGTACACGGCGAAGTTAGTGTTCGTGGCATGGTTGGTTCTGCCACAGTTTAGAGGGGCTGCTTTCATATATAACAGGGTCGTGAGGGAACAATTCAAGAAGTACGGCATCCTCAAACCTAAG GTAGGGCACCAGGCTGAGTGA
- the LOC104725333 gene encoding heavy metal-associated isoprenylated plant protein 3-like codes for MGEEDKKMEEKKAEEPQVKPEDKKPEEDEKKKEPQEIVLKIFMHCEGCAKKIHRCLKGFEGVEDVTTDCKTSKVVVKGEKADPLKVLERLQRKSHRQVELLSPVPEPKPVPNEPEKKEEEKPKPEEKKEEVVTVVLSVHMHCEACAMEIQKRIMRMKGVESVEPDFKASQVSVKGVFTPEKLVEFVYKRVGKHAAVVKQDPPPKPPEKEKETKDKDEKKKEDGQPKEGKEAKEDGGAKGDGAAAVEGNKVVDLKKNEYQYQPPRYPVEMFAYPPQIFSDENPNACTIM; via the exons ATGGGAGAG GAAGATAAAAAaatggaggagaagaaagctGAGGAGCCACAAGTGAAACCAGAGGAtaagaaacctgaagaagacgagaagaagaaagagccTCAAGAGATAGTTCTTAAGATTTTTATGCATTGTGAAGGTTGTGCTAAAAAGATCCATAGATGTCTTAAAGGCTTTGAAG gagtggAGGATGTAACAACTGATTGTAAAACTAGTAAAGTTGTGGTGAAAGGAGAGAAGGCAGATCCATTGAAAGTGTTGGAAAGGTTACAGAGGAAGAGCCACCGTCAAGTGGAGCTTCTCTCGCCGGTTCCGGAGCCTAAACCGGTTCCAAACGAACCGGAgaaaaaggaggaggagaagcctAAACCTgaggagaaaaaagaagag gtagTGACAGTGGTGCTGAGTGTTCACATGCATTGTGAAGCATGTGCCATGGAGATTCAAAAGAGAATCATGAGAATGaaag gaGTGGAGTCTGTGGAACCAGATTTTAAGGCATCACAAGTGAGCGTGAAAGGAGTTTTTACACCGGAAAAGCTAGTTGAGTTTGTCTACAAGAGGGTCGGGAAGCACGCCGCAGTTGTCAAGCAAGATCCGCCGCCAAAACCGccggagaaagaaaaagaaaccaaagacaaggacgagaagaaaaaggaagatgGGCAACCCAAAGAAGGAAAAGAGGCCAAGGAGGACGGTGGTGCCAAAGGCGATGGCGCTGCGGCCGTGGAGGGGAACAAAGTGGTAGACCTGAAGAAGAATGAGTATCAGTACCAGCCACCAAGGTATCCCGTGGAGATGTTTGCTTATCCACCACAGATATTCAGTGACGAGAACCCCAACGCTTGTAccattatgtaa
- the LOC104725342 gene encoding probable UDP-arabinopyranose mutase 4 isoform X1, producing the protein MAGYHLEAIEAAPLKDDVDIVIPTIRSLDFLEQWRPFLRHYHLIIVQDGDPSINIRVPDGYDYELYNRNDINRILGPRASCISYKDGGCRCFGFMVSKKKYIYTIDDDCFVAKDPSGKEINVIAQHIKNLETPSTPHYFNTLYDPFRDGTDFVRGYPFSLREGVQTAISHGLWLNIPDYDAPTQLVKPRERNTSLCRYVDAVMTIPKGVLYPMCGMNLAFNRELIGPAMYFGLMGEGQPISRYDDMWAGWAAKVVCDHLGFGVKTGLPYLWHSKASNPFVNLKKEHKGLHWQEDMVPFFQNLRLSKESDTATKCYMELSKMTKENLTKVDPYFENLADAMVTWIEAWEELNPPVKNEACDEELNPPVKKGSVKDVKAK; encoded by the exons ATGGCTGGCTACCACCTCGAAGCGATCGAAGCGGCACCTTTGAAGGACGATGTGGATATTGTGATCCCAACCATCAGAAGCCTCGACTTTCTTGAACAATGGAGACCATTTTTGAGGCATTACCACTTGATCATTGTCCAAGATGGAGACCCTTCGATCAATATCCGAGTTCCTGATGGTTATGACTACGAGCTCTACAACCGCAATGATATCAACAGGATACTTGGTCCAAGAGCTAGTTGTATCTCCTACAAGGATGGTGGTTGTCGTTGCTTTGGCTTCATGGTGtccaaaaagaaatatatctaCACCATTGACGATGATTGCTTT GTGGCAAAGGATCCAAGTGGGAAAGAGATCAATGTGATAGCTCAGCACATAAAGAACCTTGAAACACCTTCAACACCACACTACTTCAACACTCTCTATGACCCTTTTAGAGATGGAACTGATTTCGTCAGAGGGTATCCTTTCAGTTTAAGGGAAGGTGTTCAAACCGCCATATCTCATGGCCTTTGGCTCAACATCCCTGATTACGATGCTCCAACCCAACTCGTAAAGCCCCGCGAACGTAACACCAG TCTTTGCAGATATGTTGATGCAGTGATGACAATCCCAAAAGGAGTATTGTACCCAATGTGTGGCATGAATCTTGCTTTCAACAGAGAGCTTATTGGACCTGCTATGTACTTCGGCCTTATGGGTGAAGGCCAGCCCATTTCCCGGTATGATGACATGTGGGCTGGTTGGGCAGCCAAGGTGGTGTGTGACCACTTGGGCTTTGGTGTCAAGACCGGTTTGCCGTATCTGTGGCACAGCAAAGCCAGCAACCCGTTCGTGAACCTGAAGAAAGAGCACAAGGGTCTCCACTGGCAAGAAGATATGGTTCCTTTCTTCCAAAACCTTCGTCTCTCCAAAGAATCTGACACCGCAACTAAATGCTATATGGAACTTTCGAAgatgacaaaagaaaatctCACTAAAGTGGATCCTTACTTTGAGAACTTGGCAGATGCAATGGTCACTTGGATTGAGGCGTGGGAGGAACTTAACCCGCCGGTTAAGAATGAGGCGTGCGATGAGGAGCTTAACCCGCCGGTTAAGAAGGGCAGTGTCAAAGATGTCAAGGCCAAATGA
- the LOC104725342 gene encoding probable UDP-arabinopyranose mutase 4 isoform X2 translates to MAGYHLEAIEAAPLKDDVDIVIPTIRSLDFLEQWRPFLRHYHLIIVQDGDPSINIRVPDGYDYELYNRNDINRILGPRASCISYKDGGCRCFGFMVSKKKYIYTIDDDCFVAKDPSGKEINVIAQHIKNLETPSTPHYFNTLYDPFRDGTDFVRGYPFSLREGVQTAISHGLWLNIPDYDAPTQLVKPRERNTRYVDAVMTIPKGVLYPMCGMNLAFNRELIGPAMYFGLMGEGQPISRYDDMWAGWAAKVVCDHLGFGVKTGLPYLWHSKASNPFVNLKKEHKGLHWQEDMVPFFQNLRLSKESDTATKCYMELSKMTKENLTKVDPYFENLADAMVTWIEAWEELNPPVKNEACDEELNPPVKKGSVKDVKAK, encoded by the exons ATGGCTGGCTACCACCTCGAAGCGATCGAAGCGGCACCTTTGAAGGACGATGTGGATATTGTGATCCCAACCATCAGAAGCCTCGACTTTCTTGAACAATGGAGACCATTTTTGAGGCATTACCACTTGATCATTGTCCAAGATGGAGACCCTTCGATCAATATCCGAGTTCCTGATGGTTATGACTACGAGCTCTACAACCGCAATGATATCAACAGGATACTTGGTCCAAGAGCTAGTTGTATCTCCTACAAGGATGGTGGTTGTCGTTGCTTTGGCTTCATGGTGtccaaaaagaaatatatctaCACCATTGACGATGATTGCTTT GTGGCAAAGGATCCAAGTGGGAAAGAGATCAATGTGATAGCTCAGCACATAAAGAACCTTGAAACACCTTCAACACCACACTACTTCAACACTCTCTATGACCCTTTTAGAGATGGAACTGATTTCGTCAGAGGGTATCCTTTCAGTTTAAGGGAAGGTGTTCAAACCGCCATATCTCATGGCCTTTGGCTCAACATCCCTGATTACGATGCTCCAACCCAACTCGTAAAGCCCCGCGAACGTAACACCAG ATATGTTGATGCAGTGATGACAATCCCAAAAGGAGTATTGTACCCAATGTGTGGCATGAATCTTGCTTTCAACAGAGAGCTTATTGGACCTGCTATGTACTTCGGCCTTATGGGTGAAGGCCAGCCCATTTCCCGGTATGATGACATGTGGGCTGGTTGGGCAGCCAAGGTGGTGTGTGACCACTTGGGCTTTGGTGTCAAGACCGGTTTGCCGTATCTGTGGCACAGCAAAGCCAGCAACCCGTTCGTGAACCTGAAGAAAGAGCACAAGGGTCTCCACTGGCAAGAAGATATGGTTCCTTTCTTCCAAAACCTTCGTCTCTCCAAAGAATCTGACACCGCAACTAAATGCTATATGGAACTTTCGAAgatgacaaaagaaaatctCACTAAAGTGGATCCTTACTTTGAGAACTTGGCAGATGCAATGGTCACTTGGATTGAGGCGTGGGAGGAACTTAACCCGCCGGTTAAGAATGAGGCGTGCGATGAGGAGCTTAACCCGCCGGTTAAGAAGGGCAGTGTCAAAGATGTCAAGGCCAAATGA
- the LOC104725349 gene encoding uncharacterized protein LOC104725349, producing the protein MKNPVVKTWRRMKSFGHTSSSTTATVKKSKSWTGSISLEDANSIESKGKMRRKESPQHGFFTVCVGPTKQRVVVKTKLVNHPLFRNLLEDAENEYGYRGDGPIVLPCEVDFFFKVLAEMKSNDGHGDDYNDDDDDDGLTSSPICGLGTPYRSCGGGGTDSIGIRRNSSYKLLRSPSFFKLNRF; encoded by the coding sequence ATGAAGAATCCGGTGGTGAAGACATGGAGAAGAATGAAATCCTTTGGGCATACAAGCTCTTCGACCACGGCCACGGTCAAGAAGAGCAAATCTTGGACAGGCTCTATTTCTCTAGAGGATGCTAATAGTATCGAATCAAAAGGTAAGATGAGGAGGAAAGAGTCACCCCAACATGGGTTTTTCACGGTTTGCGTGGGTCCGACGAAACAAAGGGTCGTGGTGAAGACGAAATTGGTGAACCATCCATTGTTCAGGAACTTGTTAGAAGATGCAGAGAATGAATATGGATATAGAGGCGATGGACCCATTGTTCTTCCTTGCGAggttgacttcttcttcaaggtttTAGCCGAGATGAAGTCTAATGATGGCCATGGTGATGACTataatgatgatgacgatgatgatggttTGACCAGTTCTCCAATATGCGGGTTAGGTACTCCGTATAGATcatgtggtggtggtggtaccGATTCCATTGGCATTAGGCGAAACAGCTCGTACAAGCTTCTTCGATCTCCCTCCTTTTTCAAGTTGAAtagattttga
- the LOC104725355 gene encoding 11-beta-hydroxysteroid dehydrogenase-like 6: MDPINKIINFLFPLLTLYALLVFYPTYQRLKSVVSICRNLFPENVAGKVVVITGAASGIGEALAYEYGKRGAYLALVDIRGDPLFHVAALAELYGSPEVMPLVADVSKLEDCERFIRATVLHFGRLDHLVTNAGVAPLYLFEDIDDLSKASPAMDINFWGSVYCTFYASPYLKKSRGRIVAIASGCGYIASPRLSFYCASKAALIAFYETLRTEFGSEIGITIVAPGVVDSELSRGKFMTKDGNLVVDKELRDVQVSVLPVESAERCAKAIMKSVCRGDRYLLEPSWIGCVILWKVFCSEVTESIARWLLMAGPTLPVTEAPTKKILDVANAFRSFFSLPHY; the protein is encoded by the exons ATGGATCCAATTAACAAGATCATCAACTTCTTGTTTCCTCTTTTAACCTTGTATGCACTTCTCGTCTTCTACCCAACTTACCAAAGGCTCAAATCCGTTGTCTCCATCTGCCGGAATCTGTTCCCGGAAAATGTCGCCGGAAAAGTTGTTGTCATCACCGGAGCAGCTTCTGGCATCGGCGAG GCTCTAGCGTATGAGTATGGGAAGAGAGGAGCGTATTTAGCACTAGTTGACATAAGAGGAGATCCTCTCTTCCATGTCGCGGCTCTAGCTGAGCTCTATGGCTCCCCTGAAGTTATGCCCTTAGTCGCGGATGTTTCCAAACTAGAAGATTGTGAGCGTTTTATCCGAGCCACGGTTCTTCATTTTGGCCGAT TGGATCATCTAGTGACGAATGCTGGAGTTGCTCCACTCTATTTGTTTGAAGACATCGATGATCTCTCTAAGGCTTCGCCGGCTATG GACATAAACTTCTGGGGATCTGTGTATTGTACATTCTATGCGTCTCCATACCTAAAGAAGTCCAGAGGAAGGATTGTCGCGATTGCTTCTGGATGTGGTTACATTGCGTCACCTAGATTGAGCTTTTATTGT GCAAGTAAAGCCGCTCTGATCGCCTTTTACGAAACACTAAGAACAGAGTTTGGATCAGAGATAGGTATTACAATAGTAGCACCAGGGGTCGTTGACTCGGAATTGAGCCGAGGCAAGTTCATGACAAAGGATGGCAACCTCGTTGTGGATAAAGAGCTAAGAGAT GTGCAAGTAAGCGTATTGCCAGTGGAATCAGCAGAGAGGTGTGCGAAGGCGATAATGAAGAGTGTGTGTAGAGGAGATAGGTACTTGTTGGAACCCAGCTGGATCGGTTGTGTAATATTGTGGAAGGTGTTTTGTTCAGAAGTAACAGAGTCCATAGCCCGTTGGCTGCTGATGGCCGGACCAACATTGCCAGTGACGGAAGCTCCTACCAAGAAGATCCTTGATGTAGCCAATGCCTTTAGATCCTTCTTCTCTTTACCGCATTACTAA